The region TATACAAAGGCATGCTCACTACCGTACAGGTAGGACAATTCTATCTGGACCTCCAGGAAGAAACGCTGGAATCAGCGATTGCGCTGGTCCACTCCCGCTTCAGCACCAACACCTTCCCGAGCTGGGAACGTGCCCACCCTTACCGCTTCATGATTCACAACGGTGAAATTAACACCCTTCGCGGCAATGTGAACTGGATGCATGCGCGCCAGTCGCTGTTCAAGAGCGAGAAGTTCGGAGAAGACATCAGCAAGGTTAAGCCGGTGGTGAATCCGGACGGCTCCGATACAGCCATGTTCGATAATACCTTTGAATTCCTCTACCTGAGCGGACGCTCCCTGCCCCATGTGGCGATGATGATGGTTCCTGAGCCTTGGAGCAATCATGACAGCATGGACGAGAAGAAGAAAGCCTTCTATGAATACCATAGCACCCTGATGGAACCGTGGGACGGGCCTGCCGCAATGGGCTTTACCGACGGCGTGCAGATCGGGGCCATCCTCGACCGTAACGGCCTGCGTCCTGCGCGATACTATGTCACCAAAGATGATCTGATTATTCTCTCCTCTGAAGCGGGTGTCCTCGACATTCCGGCAGAAGATGTTCTATACAAAGACCGGCTGAGACCGGGCCGCATGCTACTCGTGGATACGAAGCAGGGCCGGATTATCTCGGACGAAGAGGTAAAAGCCGAAATCGCCTCCGAGCAGCCTTATCAAGAGTGGCTGGATGAGCATCTGATCGGCCTCGACCAGCTCCCGGATGCACCGGAGCTGCCGAATCCGAAGCATGATAATGTGCAGCAGCTGCAGCAGTCCTTCGGTTATACCTTCGAGGATCTGCGCAAGGTGCTGGAGCCCATGGCCTCCACAGGCGCCGAAGCTGTCGGCTCCATGGGTTATGATTCACCGCTGGCCGTGTTATCAGACCGTCCGCAGCGCCTGTACAATTACTTCAAGCAGATGTTCGCCCAGGTCACTAACCCGCCGATTGATGCCATCCGTGAAGAGCTGGTAACTTCCACAGCGACTACGATCGGACCTGAACGCAACCTGTTGAAGGCAGAACCGGAGAGCTGCCGGCAGATCTCGCTGGATTCTCCGATTCTCTCGAACGAGGATTTTGCCAAAATCCGTCATGTCCGCCGTGCGGGCTTCAAGTCGATGTCCATTCCGATTCTCTTCCCGGCAGAGCTGGGAGCAGAGGGGCTCAGAATCGCGCTTGACCGGATGAATGAGGCGGCAGACCGCGTCATGGGCAAGGGCCATAATATTCTTATTCTCTCCGACCGGGGTGTGGACCGCGAGAATGCGGCAATTCCGGCGCTTCTGGCAGTCTCCAGCCTGCATCACCATCTGATCCGCTCGGGAACCCGCACCAAGGTCAGCATTCTGCTGGAATCCGGAGAACCGCGTGAAGTTCATCATTATGCGCTTCTGCTGGGTTATGGTGTAAGTGCGGTCAATCCTTACCTGGCCTTCGAGAGTCTGGATGACATGATCAGCCAAGGGCTGCTCCGCGGAATCTCGCATGAGAAGGCTGTGAAGAACTATATCAAGGCAGCTACGAAGAGCGTGGTCAAAATTCTGTCCAAAATGGGAATCTCCACGATTCAGTCTTATCGCGGGGCGCAGATCTTTGAAGCAGTCGGGCTGAATTCCGAGTTCGTAGACCGTTACTTCACCTGGACGCCTTCACGGATCGGCGGGATTGGCCTTGCGGAAGTGGCACAAGAAGCGCTTGCCAGTCATTACCGCGCCTTCACCGACAAAGACGGCAACGATATGGTGCTGGATTCCGGCGGTGAATACCAGTGGCGCAGTGACGGGGAAGAGCATCTGTTCAACCCGCAGACTATTCATCTGCTTCAGCACTCCGTGCGCAGCGGTGATTATGAGATGTATAAGAAATATGCGGCGCTCGTTCAGGGCGAAAGCGAGAAGCACCAGACGCTGCGCTCGATGCTGCAGTTCAAGAGCGTAGGTGCTCCTGTATCGCTGGATGAGGTAGAATCGGCTGAATCGATCATGAAACGCTTCAAGACCGGTGCCATGTCCTTCGGCTCGATCAGCAAGGAAGCACATGAGACGCTGGCCATTGCCATGAACCGCATCGGCGGCAAGAGCAACACCGGTGAAGGCGGAGAAGATCCGGCGCGCTTCCTTACCGATGCTAACGGCGATTCCCGCCGCAGTGCGATCAAGCAGGTTGCTTCGGGACGGTTCGGCGTTACCTCGAACTATCTGGTGAATGCCGACGAGATTCAGATCAAGATGGCACAGGGCGCGAAGCCGGGTGAAGGCGGACAGCTTCCGGGCCGCAAGGTTTACCCTTGGGTTGCTGAGGTCCGCGGTTCAACGGCAGGCGTGGGACTGATCTCGCCGCCGCCGCATCATGATATCTATTCCATTGAGGATCTGGCCGAGCTGATCTATGATCTGAAGAATGCTAATCCGCGTGCGAGTATTAACGTGAAGCTCGTCTCTGAGGTTGGTGTGGGCACCATCGCCGCAGGTGTGGCGAAGGGACGCGCTGATATTATCCTGATCAGCGGTTACGACGGCGGTACCGGCGCTTCGCCGATGAACTCCATCCGTCATGCCGGACTGCCTTGGGAGCTGGGCCTGGCGGAGACCCATCAGACGCTGATGCTGAACAATCTGCGCGACCGTGTCGTGCTTGAGACGGACGGCAAGATGCTTAGCGGGCGCGACCTCGCGGTAGCCGTTCTGCTGGGTGCTGAAGAATACGGATTCGCTACTGCACCGCTGGTAGCCGTAGGCTGTATCATGATGCGTGTATGCCAGATGGACACCTGTCCGGTGGGCGTAGCTACGCAGAACCCTGAGCTTCGCAAGAACTTCATGGGTGATCCGCAGCATGTGGTGAACTTCATGACCTTCGTGGCACAGGACCTGCGCGAGATTATGGCAGAGCTGGGCTTCCGGACGATTGAAGAGATGGTCGGCCGTACCGATTGCCTGGATGCGGTTAAGGCATCCACACACTGGAAGAAGAAGGGCGTCGATCTGAGCAGCCTGCTGCACATTCCGGCTATGCCGGAAGGAAGCACACGCTTCCGCAGCAAGTTCCAGAACCACGGTCTGGAAGAGACCCTGGATATGACCCATCTGCTGGATATTGCTGCACCTGCGCTTGAATCCGGTACGGCAGTGGAAGCCTCCCTGCCGATCACGAACGTGAACCGTGCCGTAGGTACGATTCTCGGTAGTGAGCTGACGCGCAAATACGGCGCAGCCGGATTGCCGGATGATACGATCCGGCTGCATTTCACCGGATCAGCGGGACAGAGTCTGGGCGCATTCGTACCAAAGGGGATCACCATTACCGTTGAAGGCGACTCGAATGACTATGTCGGCAAAGGGCTGTCCGGAGGCAAGCTGATTATCCGGCCTTCACGCAAGGCCACCTTCGCGGCAGAAGAGAATATCATCATCGGAAATACGGCGCTGTATGGAGCGACCGGCGGCGAAGCTTACGTGAGCGGCATTGCCGGTGAGCGGTTCGCAGTCCGCAACTCCGGGGCCAATGTAGTTGTTGAAGGCGTGGGTGACCACGGCTGCGAATACATGACCGGCGGCCGTGTCGTTGTACTGGGTACAACGGGCCGTAACTTTGCAGCAGGGATGTCGGGCGGTATCGCTTATGTCTACGATCCTGACAATACCTTCATCAAACGCTGTAACCTGGAGATGGTACTGCTGGAGCGTGTAGAGGAAGCGGACGAAATCGCCGAGCTGCATGCTATGATCAGCCGCCATACCCAGCATACAGACAGTAATGCGGGCCGGGCGATTCTGGATTCATGGGATGAGGCTCTGCCGAGATTTGCCCGTGTGATTCCGAAGGATTACAAACGGATGCTGGAGCAGATCCGTAAGGTGGAGCAGAACGGCCTGACTGGTGAAGCTGCGCTTATGGCT is a window of Paenibacillus sp. FSL H3-0469 DNA encoding:
- the gltB gene encoding glutamate synthase large subunit, producing MRHTELPGKQGLYDPQFEKDACGMGFVAHIKGKPSHDIVSNALTMLFNMEHRGGQGSEPNSGDGAGIMLQIPHRFFAGEAAKLGFELPEPGHYGVGMIFLSHNDEIRASHEALLSEIIAEEGQQVLGYRDVPTFDEMLGKTAKAAKPYVRQVFIGRSEGIKDDLSFERKLYVIRKRAELAIRYGGAEEGESFYVPSLSCKKIVYKGMLTTVQVGQFYLDLQEETLESAIALVHSRFSTNTFPSWERAHPYRFMIHNGEINTLRGNVNWMHARQSLFKSEKFGEDISKVKPVVNPDGSDTAMFDNTFEFLYLSGRSLPHVAMMMVPEPWSNHDSMDEKKKAFYEYHSTLMEPWDGPAAMGFTDGVQIGAILDRNGLRPARYYVTKDDLIILSSEAGVLDIPAEDVLYKDRLRPGRMLLVDTKQGRIISDEEVKAEIASEQPYQEWLDEHLIGLDQLPDAPELPNPKHDNVQQLQQSFGYTFEDLRKVLEPMASTGAEAVGSMGYDSPLAVLSDRPQRLYNYFKQMFAQVTNPPIDAIREELVTSTATTIGPERNLLKAEPESCRQISLDSPILSNEDFAKIRHVRRAGFKSMSIPILFPAELGAEGLRIALDRMNEAADRVMGKGHNILILSDRGVDRENAAIPALLAVSSLHHHLIRSGTRTKVSILLESGEPREVHHYALLLGYGVSAVNPYLAFESLDDMISQGLLRGISHEKAVKNYIKAATKSVVKILSKMGISTIQSYRGAQIFEAVGLNSEFVDRYFTWTPSRIGGIGLAEVAQEALASHYRAFTDKDGNDMVLDSGGEYQWRSDGEEHLFNPQTIHLLQHSVRSGDYEMYKKYAALVQGESEKHQTLRSMLQFKSVGAPVSLDEVESAESIMKRFKTGAMSFGSISKEAHETLAIAMNRIGGKSNTGEGGEDPARFLTDANGDSRRSAIKQVASGRFGVTSNYLVNADEIQIKMAQGAKPGEGGQLPGRKVYPWVAEVRGSTAGVGLISPPPHHDIYSIEDLAELIYDLKNANPRASINVKLVSEVGVGTIAAGVAKGRADIILISGYDGGTGASPMNSIRHAGLPWELGLAETHQTLMLNNLRDRVVLETDGKMLSGRDLAVAVLLGAEEYGFATAPLVAVGCIMMRVCQMDTCPVGVATQNPELRKNFMGDPQHVVNFMTFVAQDLREIMAELGFRTIEEMVGRTDCLDAVKASTHWKKKGVDLSSLLHIPAMPEGSTRFRSKFQNHGLEETLDMTHLLDIAAPALESGTAVEASLPITNVNRAVGTILGSELTRKYGAAGLPDDTIRLHFTGSAGQSLGAFVPKGITITVEGDSNDYVGKGLSGGKLIIRPSRKATFAAEENIIIGNTALYGATGGEAYVSGIAGERFAVRNSGANVVVEGVGDHGCEYMTGGRVVVLGTTGRNFAAGMSGGIAYVYDPDNTFIKRCNLEMVLLERVEEADEIAELHAMISRHTQHTDSNAGRAILDSWDEALPRFARVIPKDYKRMLEQIRKVEQNGLTGEAALMAAFEANMRELARVGG